In Chanodichthys erythropterus isolate Z2021 chromosome 20, ASM2448905v1, whole genome shotgun sequence, the genomic stretch aaatactgaaacaattgATGAGCATTTTTAAGTGGCAGATTCCAATCTCAGTTCTAAGTTCTCtctaagagagagagaaaaataatGTCTGGGCGAGAGAGAGGAATAGATGAAGGAGCAGAGGAGTAGTTGGATCAGGACaaggaagaggaagagaggAGTAAGAGTTGTGCATCCCAATGGTTTCCCCCCTTACGCATATGGAACCTATGAAGACttatttaagactttttaatctcacaattatgacttattTCTGTTAATTCCTAGTtcatatctcacatttctgagagaaaaaagtcagaattgtgagatgtaaactcaaaactgcaataaaaaaaaattaaaaatgtgagataaaaagtcagttaccttttcatacttttttattctgtggcagaaaaaaaagcttccatagTAACCAAAGGCCATGTATGTTGGAATTTGTGATGATCAATGGcttatttgttcatgttttcatttcaatAAAAGCTTCATACTACACCGATTCCACTGCCACTGTTCCATATATGCAGAATATAGGGTCTGAGCAGGGCAATAACTACCAAGGGGACATCATCCCACCCTCAACACCAAACACCCACAcccagaaagagatttcaaccAAGGGGGCAACTGAAGTTCTGCATAGGGATTCATTTGACCATAACTGCCCtgagcaattctgttactttcttcttctttttttctactgCACATTATATAAAGTAATGACTCTCTTCTGTTAAcaagaatgcacacattcaacactcaaTCAAAAATGTAGAATGGCTTACATGCATTCTACtattactgcagtaaaaggaaactgaattataaaaacaatggacttcatattttctgcaggtagaactgaaacatgacaagtTATGCAGTTTTTGTAACTGTTAGTATTTTGCACTTTGATTGACTATAAGTTCATGTTGGATAGAAAACTAGTGCTAATGTTTTGACAGAACCAgaggtttgctgtgttttgatagaaaaaggtttttagcattttgaaatgtagagaattaacaaaatttgggtttgggcagaaaattaactatttggctaattgtgtgatataggtgtgttgctgtgttaaagggatagttcaccccaaaatgtttatctgcttacccccagggcatcaaAGAtgttcagtagaacacaaatgatgatttttaactccaaccgtcaccgtctgtcagtcgtataatgcatgtcaatggggacttcgtctataagagtaaaaaaaatatgcacagacaaatccaaattaaactctGCGGCTCGTggtgatcggtttgtgcgagaaaaaaatgtaatactgCTATTGCTGTCTCTAtgaaatagataaaaaaaaattaaaaaaattaattatagaCATTTAACTTTACAGTATAACTGAAAGCTATCATTTTCAGCATTTATTAGGCTTTAAAAAATCCATTCACAACCATCaggatattttcaaatatatctctgattgtgttcatctgaaagaagaaggTCATGTAcgcctaggatggcttgagggagagtaaatcatgggataattttcattttttggtgtaCTATCACTTTAAGACTGCTCTTATGAAGATATTCAACAAAACAATTCtgtgtgttgttgtttgttCAAGCGTGAAAGATGAGTCGTGTGTCTCACACAGAGATGGCATTCACAGACAGCGTGTTTTCGTTTGTCTTGTGCCGCTTGAATGGTCTAAAAGCATTTGTGTGAATAAGCGCGTGATAATATAATACAACGATGAAAAAACGGATGCTGAGTTAAttgctttaaatatttttaacacgtcaaactgaaaaaaattaatcgcATGTGTTAACGCATGACAGTgctaatatttttattacaaaaacgcatttataaaccccctggagtcatatggattgcTTTCATGATGGATGGAAGGCTTCAAAAAGTGGCACCATTTACTCCCATTATAAAACTTGCAAGaggcaggatattttttaatatagctCCGATGcatttggctgaaagaagattgtcatatacacctacagatggcttgagggtgagtaaattctgggataattttcatttttgggtgaactattcctttaacgtCTGTTTGTTGTGATGCAAAATCACatgcaataaatatttaagagcttatgattaaataaacagaaaattaaTTGCTTGCTTAGTTATTTTCAGTAGGTCTATACTGAAGTATTGCTTAACCCTCCTATTATCCTCAAAATCCAGCAACACCGGTTTGCCAGTGGGGCCACAGCAATTAAAAACCTCCAgaatatgattttattttcaaaagttttctgTATCAATAGCTCTTTAATAAAacaaaccccccccccccccccacatcAAATCACCAAAAAATGTCAAGATTGGCATAAAAAAACGGACAAAAAATggcttattaatatattaatgcctttattatactatattatatactatatagtATAATTCCCCCTCCCCCTACACTATTATGAAAAAATAACTTCTTTCAGTCTTCTACTGTCCAATCCTTGCTGTAGTTGCAGAATTCTAGTCTGTCCTTGATGTTTTTCATGGAGAAAAGTGGCTTCTTTGCTGCCCTTTTTCACCAAGCCACTGTCCAAAGGTCTTGACCTCACTGTGCCTACAGATGCCAATATTGAGCTCTGCACACGGTTCAGGATTGACTCTTCAGGAGGTGTTTGTCCTGCCACTTGCTGGATACTCTGGGATGTTCTGAAGGCTTCTTCATTGCAGTTGAATTTCCCAACTTGAAGTTCTTGATGATCCAGTAAATGGTTCTTTCAGATGTTTGCATCAAAATGGCCTCACATGCAAGAAATTGCTGCAAAGCGATGATGGGAACATGTCTTTCTTTAGAGGTAACCACTGAAGATGCAAGAACACAATGACTGGAAGCACTTCTTCCTCCTGACTAGAACTTGTTTGCACTTTCCCATGTGCTGATGTGATCAGTGAAATTATGCTATCTGATCACTTTTTACCAGGACCACAAACAGgtccttttttttgtttgtttgtttgtttgtttttgccaaTGAAGCATTTTGCAAATACTGTATGTAAAATGCATCTGATCAATACCACAACTAAAGCAGCAAACTTTTAACAAGCAGTTCATCTAATGAGGGTTTCTGagactacactctaaaaaatgctgggttaaaaacaacccaagttggtttgaaaatggacaaacccagcgattgggttgttttaacccagtagttgggttaaatgtttgccgaacctgctgggtagttttacttaactcaactatttttaaaaaatacggtattacttgcttaaaatgaacccaaaatatcttgaaaattaacatttattaatatgtttactaaataaacattttaatttcattttagattcattttaagtcagccatatagtcattttcaaacaatagttgggttaaattcaactacccagcaggttgggcaaacatttaacccaacagttgggttaaaacaacccactgCAGAGAACCACCAAACCTTTACCTTATCATTCAAGTGGGGGGCGGGACCATAATAAATTGCCatttttgaaaggtaatgtacCTCCTTGTGGTTGAGAGACAACAGAAGAGAAAACACTAAGAATCTCATTCTGAGCAGGATGTCTCAAAATTAGGATTCTCCTCATCTATGTTTTCGTGAGAATTATAGACCCCAAAGATAATACGAGGGTTAATTGTCATAACATCGAAAGAGTAAGAGTGTGCTCCACACCCATATTTTACTTTGTATAAAATGAAACtactaattttaatatcatcaaaaatactgtatgcCTCAAACCATTTTTTTGCAGCTCTAACAGTAGGACTCAATGAAAGAATTTCAttgttttctcattaaaacatatttgcataatgAAAATGCCAAAAACTCCCTCTGATTGTTCATGATTTCAAAGATAATTAAAGTTATTATTCTGTTTAAACAGGTTGTTGCATGTCCCACACAGTGTCACAGTAGTGTACTACTGAACTGCACTTATTAATGTTGCAACAAGTATATACAAGTAAAAAGATCATAGAACTAGTCTTGACCTGGTTTCTCATTAACTTTCCATTCTCACCACTGAATGTAATACCTAAATCTATATGTAAACTGATGTatcactttctttcttctgcagaataTAGAAGAATGTCTGGATccaaacaacacacacacacacacacacacacacacacacacacacacacacacacacacacacacacacacacacacacacacacatacacacacacacacacatatacacacacacagacattataaatatggatatttttcttacaaacccaacgtttcacttcagaaggcctttattaaccccctgaagccgtatggattacttttatgaaggACGGATGTGCTTTTTTTAAGAACTGGCAAGTAAATTATGTAAGCTGGAGTTTGTTTCAATTCTCCTAAAGACCCTCCCCTTCTGAAAAGCTTAACTGCTTAACTGAGCACTGAAACAAACACATTACTTCATTCGCCTCCTAGTCAAAGATGGATCTGCAAATCTCGGTTTTTCTTCAGTTCATTCTTTTCACTGCAGGTACAAAGACAAATAGTGTTTGTAAAGTTAGACTCAATAACAGTTCGCTGAtgcctctctctctgtttcatTACCAAAGGACACTCTCTCCGCTGTTACGAGTGCAAGAGTATGACGGGTTCTTGTGCAGgacaaacagtaaaaacatgTCCCAGTGGATCTTCTCAGTGCATGAGTAACAAAGCAGTTACGCAAATCAGTAAGTCCAATgcgattgattgattgattgattgattggttgattgattgattgattgattgattgattgaaatgTATATTTGACCGATGGAGATGCTGTGTAATTCACAGAACGGCTACTTGTTTTCTCTCAGATTGTTatgatttgtatttaaaaatagtttgaaatgagaaaaatgctaaattttgacatttataAATCAATTTTCCAGTTTAATTGGCCTTTCCTGTACTATTCATGTTTTTTAGGTGGCATTGCTTCTAAGGTGTATGTTAAAGATTGTGCTCCTGCCTCCTGTCAAAGTATGTCTATGAACATAAACATCCTAAAGATGACTACTTCCTGCTGTAACACCAACCAGTGTAACGTCCAGGATGGTCCAGGTATTGTGCTTTACCGACAAATAACACTCATTTTGCCTCCAAAGGATATTTAATCGGGAAATAAAATGCAGGGTGTGGCTTGTCTGTCGTCAACTGATTAAATGGGGCAGCTAAGCGAGTGTTGTTTCTTTAGAGGTTTtgtacagaaaataaaataatactagTTTTCGTCTGTAGATCCCAGCACTAATGTCCCAAATGGAAAGACATGTTTCTCTTGTGATGGAGAGAGCTGCTCAAACATATTGAGCTGTTCAGGGAATGAAGACCACTGCATTGAAGCAACAGGTGAGAATctggaaaaaaggaaaaaagaagattgttgttatttttgtttctcCATCATTCATCTTAAATACAAATCAACTTGGACTAacctttgttttctttcttttcatcagGGGCTTTTGGAGGCCAGCCAATGGTTGTGAAAGGCTGTGTCTCTAAATCAATTTGTGATGCCACGTTATTGGTTCCTAATGTTGAGGGCATCTCGTGTTGTGAGGGGAACCTGTGTAACGGTGTTCAGAGTGTCACCCAGAGCTTCCTGTTCCTCTGCTGTTCTCTGCTCTTCTACTTCCTGCTGCACTGAATCCAGCAGCTCTTCAGATCATACGATGAGACACACTAGTCAATGTATTTGCTCCGAAATTCTGATGTGacattttatgaaataaaatactatATCACCTTGTTCCTGGagtcatttattaaataaaaaattcccCAGTGAGGAGACGCAAGGAAccaaaaattcaatttttggcTAAACAGTTTAAACATAATGTCAACATAAACATTAACAAACAAGCGTCTATGAGACTTTCCGATACTTTACTGATGCAGAGGACATAGATTATTTTTTGGCAGATGTAGCTCTTCAGTGATTGTGAGGTCCAATGTGGGAGACAGTGTTTGACATGcacaataatacaaaaaatatcTACAAGTTCCTGTAAAGGGAGTGGCTCAACTTTAGATGTTCAACCCATGTGGGTCGGAGTAGTTCATGACAGTACATAAATGATCagaaaaacagttatttcaaccAAAATACATCAAATCTGAAGTGGCACGcagggaatgtcaatttatgcttttttttttttactgtaaattatacaatgacttgttctttttcacttccaaaaattaaatttaacaatattttactgtaaacttACAATAAATGTAAGATTAGATCTATTAGTTATTCACCATATATATAGTAAGGAAACTTTTTTACTGTGgcattttacagtcttttaccgttaaaatcatgataattttttttacagtgtacgtatactataaaaaattaatgtgattttaacggtaaaatattgtaaaaacgcTAGGTTAACAGTAAGTTCCTGTACTATTTAcagggaaaaactgtaaaagctctCACCagacattttatgtaattttcacagtaaaatgctATAATTTTTactaaatttttatttttagaagtaaaaaacaaaacaaatcaatgtataatttacagtcaaaaactgtaaaatgatgttcccacaattccctgtgtgacactccacatttggaagtattttgtttaaataatcatgtttcttaacagtttttgttatcagttatgtacattagggttttatgttacatcttctgttgtttaatgaaagtttattgcattatgtaagtgttgtgggttaccatgatggtgttttgcgTTTGCTTGAATGAGTCTGTGCTCattatatattagtatatacttcagcttgtggaaaagctacttgtgctgaactctgattcttcatgtggctttctcttttaccacctgcattattatggtggttgtcagtatatgttaaaggtgcaaAACAGATTTTAGCAGTAGTGTGCATAGTTGAATTTGCTGGTTTACATTCAAATTTTCTTGtttgtaaattacagttttatactgtaaaatgtacagtttgttctgtaaatgtgtttacagtttttctgtttgtttttttttgttttgttttttttacagaattattctggcaaccacagctgccaaaattattttgtaaaaacaacagagttttttttttttttttacagtgtatgtctTTCAAagaatcttactgacctcaaacttttgaatggtagtctaTTTATAAGACCTTGGCATATGCAGAGATatgacttaaaggattagttcactttcaaatgaaaattaccccaagcttaactcacactcaagccatcctaggtgttgGCAGGATTATTGGATTTTATGAGATAATTACTAATGTCAGTGGTGGCCATAATACTTTTGTGAAGATCTTTTATCAGGTGGTTGGAAAGATTTTGGGTCACAAATCAGGAAAGAAAAGGCATGTTATGCAATTCCTGAGAAAAAGGAGATAGAGAgatttagaagaaaaaaaagatatggCAGATACAATCTGGATTTGGCAACCCAGTGATTATCTAATCAACAGCCCCAAACTGTGACTAATACTTACCATCCAAAACACACCGCTTTAACCATTTCCATATGTTAGAATGTATAAGTTAAGGGTTTCCTCCTCCTTTCCTTTCCAAACACAGATGACATAACTGTATAATCAAGCACAGTTGATTACACTAGTGGGTCACAACCCAAAAATGgattgcaggttttttttctgATCAAGAAACTAATGATAATTGCAAACAATAAACTGCAGATAACCATATAATTATGCACACTTAGCAAAAATAGGattatgaacattttaaaaGGGAAGAGAAGATTCTTAACATAtcttttgttgttgatgttAAAGGATATGTGTCTAACCGGTATTTGGGACAAACTCAGCAGGTCACTTAGTAAAAtatacactaagtgaaaatagcatttttttcttagtgatagatactatttacactaagtgcaaacaGCAGTAGATGTTATTTACACTTagtgaaaatagcaatatattatatttacactaagtgacttAACAATATTCTATTTACACATGTAAAAGTGTCAGTTCTTTTTAATAAGAGTAAAaagtaattagatgctatctatactttatattggcagatactatttgcacctcagtatttttgtacattaacagaatgcaataatatcatagagtgtaaatgattatatttactaaaattattaaatggatgctaccttattgggagaataaaaaccctccctacatcttcccctaaccctacccaataaacacttttaatattattaaacactcgcccgcagtttatttccacttttagaacattattttaattttttattgaaaataaatgcttttgtgATGTGATATGTGATGGAGAAGCACAAGCTCGGCAAAAGACGGATTTAAACCTGCGTTGATCGCGTTAAAAGCCAGGTACTTGCTACTGCTGCATCGTTGAAGGCGTTGAATTTTGTGcatctttttaaaaacttgagtgactcaaccagacattggt encodes the following:
- the LOC137008782 gene encoding urokinase plasminogen activator surface receptor-like → MDLQISVFLQFILFTAGHSLRCYECKSMTGSCAGQTVKTCPSGSSQCMSNKAVTQISGIASKVYVKDCAPASCQSMSMNINILKMTTSCCNTNQCNVQDGPDPSTNVPNGKTCFSCDGESCSNILSCSGNEDHCIEATGAFGGQPMVVKGCVSKSICDATLLVPNVEGISCCEGNLCNGVQSVTQSFLFLCCSLLFYFLLH